A stretch of the Fodinicurvata sediminis DSM 21159 genome encodes the following:
- a CDS encoding GFA family protein has translation MHLEGSCHCGSVTFQVESPHPYPYQRCYCSICRKTAGGGGYTINIGALAETLQVQGSAHKRIYHARIDGQESPGERHFCGTCASTLWVYDPQWPELVHPFASAIDTELPVPPERVHLLLDSKASWVEPDVRENDKCFEGYPEESLAAWHERLGLVR, from the coding sequence ATGCACCTCGAAGGCTCCTGTCACTGCGGTTCCGTCACCTTCCAGGTGGAGTCGCCACACCCCTATCCCTACCAGCGCTGCTATTGCTCGATCTGCCGCAAGACGGCTGGAGGCGGTGGCTATACCATCAACATCGGGGCTCTAGCCGAGACGCTGCAGGTCCAGGGCAGCGCGCACAAACGCATCTACCATGCCCGCATCGATGGGCAAGAAAGCCCGGGCGAGCGCCACTTCTGCGGCACCTGCGCCAGCACGCTCTGGGTCTACGACCCGCAGTGGCCGGAACTGGTTCATCCCTTTGCCTCGGCCATCGATACGGAACTGCCGGTGCCGCCGGAGCGCGTGCACCTGCTGCTCGACAGCAAGGCCTCCTGGGTCGAACCCGACGTGCGGGAGAATGACAAGTGCTTCGAAGGCTATCCCGAGGAAAGCCTGGCCGCCTGGCACGAACGCCTGGGGCTGGTGCGCTGA
- the rpsT gene encoding 30S ribosomal protein S20 produces the protein MANHKSALKRIRRNTRRAQINGDRMSRIRTYIKRVETAIHSGDKQAAADAFKQAQPEIHRGVTKGVIHRNAAARKISRLSSRIKRID, from the coding sequence ATGGCCAATCACAAGTCCGCTCTCAAGCGGATCCGCAGAAATACACGCCGCGCCCAGATCAACGGGGACCGCATGAGCCGCATCCGCACCTACATCAAGCGTGTGGAAACGGCGATTCATAGCGGTGACAAGCAGGCTGCCGCAGATGCCTTCAAGCAGGCGCAGCCCGAGATTCATCGGGGCGTGACCAAGGGCGTCATTCACCGCAACGCGGCGGCGCGCAAGATTTCCCGCCTGTCTTCGCGTATCAAGCGGATCGACTAA
- the recF gene encoding DNA replication/repair protein RecF (All proteins in this family for which functions are known are DNA-binding proteins that assist the filamentation of RecA onto DNA for the initiation of recombination or recombinational repair.): MGNPAIHSQSERPERTGPQRTGPGQTGTGQTGQGAAGSQALWLERLTVIGFRNFAQSELRCDARPVVLLGANGSGKTNLLEAISLLAPGRGLRRARLGDLTRRQPGNSPAHDGAWAVSARVNTPQGPRDLGTGLDPANETGRERRLLKLDGEFVSSQQALGEVVSAVWVAPHMDRIFQESPSSRRRFLDRLVYGFDPAHAGRIAAYEHAMRERARLLRAQQGDPNWLGGLERTMAEKAVAIAAARRSLVSRLAAACKETHGAFPAVGLALVGDAESWMDESPAVQVEERLLQRLADCRAQDAETGGAACGAHRSDLAASDLERDMPAAFCSTGEQKALLLSLVMAHTRLLALERGAGPLLLLDEVAAHLDAGLRAALYDSILDLGVQAWMSGTDSALFSALGQEAQRFHLREGLVLREA, encoded by the coding sequence ATGGGAAACCCGGCAATTCACAGTCAGAGCGAACGGCCCGAACGGACAGGCCCCCAACGGACAGGCCCCGGGCAGACAGGCACTGGGCAGACAGGGCAGGGGGCGGCAGGCAGCCAGGCGCTCTGGCTGGAGCGCCTGACGGTTATCGGCTTTCGCAATTTCGCGCAGAGCGAGTTGCGCTGTGATGCGCGTCCTGTGGTCCTGCTGGGAGCAAACGGCAGTGGCAAGACCAACCTGCTGGAAGCCATCTCTCTGCTGGCCCCCGGGCGTGGTCTGCGCCGGGCCCGTCTGGGCGACCTGACGCGCCGGCAGCCGGGCAACAGTCCCGCGCATGACGGGGCCTGGGCCGTGTCGGCGCGGGTCAACACACCGCAGGGGCCACGCGATCTGGGTACCGGGCTGGACCCGGCGAACGAAACGGGACGCGAGCGCCGGTTGCTGAAGCTGGACGGCGAATTCGTCTCCAGCCAGCAGGCGCTGGGCGAGGTCGTCTCGGCCGTCTGGGTGGCGCCGCACATGGACCGGATCTTCCAGGAGTCGCCTTCTTCGCGGCGGCGTTTCCTGGATCGCCTGGTCTATGGGTTCGACCCGGCCCATGCCGGCCGGATCGCGGCCTATGAACATGCCATGCGCGAGCGCGCCCGTCTGCTGCGCGCGCAGCAGGGCGATCCGAACTGGCTTGGCGGGCTGGAGCGCACCATGGCGGAGAAGGCCGTGGCCATTGCCGCGGCGCGCCGTTCGCTGGTCTCGCGGTTGGCGGCGGCCTGCAAGGAAACACACGGGGCCTTTCCGGCCGTGGGCCTGGCGTTGGTGGGCGACGCCGAGAGCTGGATGGATGAATCGCCGGCCGTTCAGGTCGAGGAACGCCTGCTGCAGCGCCTGGCGGACTGCCGCGCGCAGGATGCCGAGACCGGTGGGGCCGCTTGCGGGGCCCATCGAAGTGACTTGGCGGCCAGCGACCTGGAGCGTGACATGCCGGCGGCTTTCTGCTCGACGGGCGAACAGAAGGCGCTTCTGCTCTCGCTGGTCATGGCCCACACGCGGCTGCTGGCGCTGGAACGCGGCGCCGGGCCGTTGCTGCTGCTGGACGAGGTGGCGGCACACCTGGATGCGGGTCTGCGCGCGGCCTTGTACGACAGCATCCTGGACCTGGGGGTCCAGGCCTGGATGAGCGGCACGGACAGTGCCCTCTTTTCGGCACTGGGCCAGGAGGCCCAGCGCTTTCATCTGCGCGAGGGTCTCGTGTTGCGCGAGGCATGA
- the dnaA gene encoding chromosomal replication initiator protein DnaA: MSAGLEAKQGTQRLQEEAVTGETGLAADDYSEQWARVRGRLRSDVGEAAFKSWLKPLTLVSLKDGVVRMSVPSRFMRDWVNSNYADRLRGLWMEEFAQVRHVEIVVQPPARPEAPEKAPRPASESEETSSGANGAGSDSAVAESAAGSANAGAQSSETTLHSSTDDEAERCRDISAPLDPRFTFDNFVVGKPNELAYAAAQRVAEADGVPFNPLFLYGGVGLGKTHLMHAIAWHIRTRAPSKRVIYLSAEKFMYQFVRALRTKDTMAFKEQFRSVDVLMIDDVQFIGGREATQEEFFHTFNTLVDNNRQLIISADKSPSDLEGVEERMRSRLGWGLVADIHPTTYELRLGILQSKAEQLNAPIPPKVLEFLAHKISSNVRELEGALNRIAAHATLVGRPVTLETTQELLQDLLRASDRRVTIEEIQKRVAEHYNVRVSDMSSARRARAVARPRQVAMYLAKQMTARSLPEIGRKFGGRDHTTVMHAVRKVEELKATDNGFAEDVDMLRRMLEG, from the coding sequence ATGAGCGCAGGTCTGGAGGCGAAGCAGGGGACCCAACGGCTTCAGGAGGAAGCCGTTACAGGCGAAACCGGGCTTGCAGCTGACGATTATTCCGAACAGTGGGCACGCGTGCGCGGGCGCCTTCGGTCCGATGTGGGTGAGGCGGCTTTCAAGAGCTGGTTGAAGCCCCTGACGCTGGTCAGCCTCAAGGACGGCGTGGTGCGCATGTCCGTGCCTTCGCGCTTCATGCGCGATTGGGTCAACAGCAACTATGCCGACCGCCTGCGCGGCCTGTGGATGGAGGAATTCGCCCAGGTTCGTCATGTGGAGATCGTGGTCCAGCCGCCGGCCCGGCCCGAAGCGCCGGAAAAGGCACCGCGTCCTGCGAGCGAGAGTGAAGAGACCTCTTCAGGCGCCAATGGCGCAGGTTCGGATTCGGCGGTGGCCGAGTCCGCAGCGGGGTCCGCCAATGCGGGCGCACAGTCTTCCGAGACTACCCTGCATTCTTCGACCGACGACGAGGCCGAGCGCTGCCGTGACATCTCGGCGCCGCTGGACCCGCGCTTTACCTTCGACAACTTCGTGGTCGGCAAGCCGAACGAACTGGCCTATGCCGCCGCCCAGCGCGTGGCCGAGGCCGATGGCGTGCCCTTCAACCCGCTGTTCCTCTATGGCGGCGTCGGCCTGGGCAAGACCCACCTGATGCATGCGATTGCCTGGCATATCCGCACACGCGCCCCGTCGAAACGCGTGATCTACCTGTCGGCCGAGAAGTTCATGTACCAGTTCGTGCGCGCCCTGCGCACCAAGGACACCATGGCCTTCAAGGAGCAGTTCCGCTCTGTGGACGTGCTGATGATCGACGACGTCCAGTTCATCGGCGGGCGCGAGGCCACGCAGGAGGAATTCTTCCACACCTTCAACACCCTGGTGGACAACAACCGCCAGCTGATCATCTCGGCCGACAAATCGCCGTCGGACCTGGAGGGTGTCGAGGAGCGCATGCGCTCGCGCCTGGGCTGGGGCCTGGTGGCCGACATCCACCCCACCACCTACGAACTGCGCCTGGGCATTCTGCAATCCAAGGCCGAGCAGTTGAACGCGCCCATTCCGCCAAAGGTCCTGGAGTTCCTGGCGCACAAGATCTCGTCCAACGTACGCGAGCTGGAAGGCGCCCTGAACCGCATTGCCGCCCATGCCACCCTGGTGGGGCGGCCGGTCACGCTGGAAACCACCCAGGAACTGCTGCAGGACCTGCTGCGTGCCAGCGATCGGAGGGTCACCATCGAGGAAATCCAGAAGCGCGTGGCCGAGCATTACAATGTGCGCGTGTCCGACATGTCGTCGGCCCGCCGCGCCCGGGCCGTGGCCCGGCCGCGCCAGGTGGCCATGTACCTGGCAAAGCAGATGACGGCCCGTTCGCTGCCCGAGATCGGGCGCAAGTTCGGCGGGCGCGACCACACCACCGTCATGCATGCCGTGCGCAAGGTCGAGGAGCTGAAGGCCACGGACAACGGCTTTGCCGAGGACGTGGACATGCTGCGCCGCATGCTGGAAGGCTGA
- the mutM gene encoding bifunctional DNA-formamidopyrimidine glycosylase/DNA-(apurinic or apyrimidinic site) lyase, producing the protein MPELPEVETVRRGLLNALEGHRLVRVIQRRPDLRFPFPENFAARLEGRTVERLERRAKYLLAHTDGDEVLLCHLGMSGRMTLVADLDLPFAPHDHVILETETGLQLRFNDARRFGIMDLVPAGALESHRLLAGLGPEPLGNSFNGPALAAALKGRRTPIKAALLDQKVVAGLGNIYVSEALYEAGISPRRQAYSVQGQRAERLARAVRAVLERAILAGGSSLRDYVQASGELGYFQHQWGVYGRDGQACRKCAESGQGALVRRIVQAGRSTFYCPRHQR; encoded by the coding sequence ATGCCCGAGCTTCCCGAGGTGGAAACGGTTCGTCGGGGCCTGCTGAACGCATTGGAAGGCCATCGTCTCGTGCGAGTCATCCAGCGCCGGCCGGACCTGCGTTTTCCGTTTCCCGAGAATTTCGCCGCGCGCCTTGAGGGCCGTACTGTCGAACGGCTGGAGCGGCGCGCCAAGTACCTTCTGGCCCATACCGACGGGGACGAGGTTTTGCTGTGCCATCTGGGCATGTCGGGGCGCATGACCCTGGTCGCCGATCTTGATCTGCCCTTTGCGCCGCACGACCACGTGATCCTCGAGACCGAGACCGGCCTGCAGCTGCGTTTCAACGATGCCCGGCGCTTCGGGATCATGGACCTGGTGCCGGCGGGGGCGCTGGAATCCCATCGGCTGCTGGCCGGCCTGGGGCCTGAGCCGCTGGGTAACAGTTTCAATGGTCCGGCCCTGGCGGCCGCCTTGAAGGGGCGGCGCACACCCATCAAGGCGGCCCTGCTGGACCAGAAGGTGGTGGCCGGCCTGGGCAACATCTATGTCTCCGAGGCCCTCTATGAGGCCGGCATATCGCCCCGTCGCCAGGCCTACAGCGTCCAGGGCCAGCGTGCCGAACGCCTGGCCCGGGCGGTGCGTGCTGTGCTGGAACGGGCCATCCTGGCCGGCGGCAGTTCGCTGCGTGACTATGTCCAGGCCAGTGGCGAGCTGGGTTACTTCCAGCACCAGTGGGGCGTCTATGGCCGGGACGGACAGGCCTGCCGTAAGTGCGCGGAAAGCGGGCAGGGCGCACTTGTCCGCCGGATCGTGCAAGCGGGGCGCTCGACTTTCTACTGTCCGCGGCATCAGCGCTAG
- the dnaN gene encoding DNA polymerase III subunit beta — protein MKLTIERAALLRSLAHVQSVVERRNTIPILSNVLMEAQEGRLGLTATDMDLTIVEHTAASIEEAGATTVSAHTLYDIVRKLPDGSEVELSVAGDGGQLRLRAGRSNFTLSTLPREDFPAVGPTDLPNVFTLQGGEAKSLIDRTRFAISTEETRYYLNGIYVHAASSGDLQVLRAVATDGHRLARFEMPLPEGASGMPGVIVPRKTVNELRKLIDEVDDGIEVALSDTRVRFTFGNTTLTSKLIDGTFPDYERVIPSGNDKTMSVDCKVFASAVDRVSTISTEKSRAVKMSLGDGSLTLSATSPEAGSAEEEVVIQYDGPPIEIGFNSKYLLDIAHQIEGEGAEFMLADSSSPTIVRDVADTSALYVLMPMRV, from the coding sequence ATGAAGCTGACAATTGAACGCGCAGCCCTCCTTCGCTCGCTGGCCCACGTGCAGTCTGTCGTCGAGCGGCGGAACACCATACCGATCCTCTCCAACGTCCTGATGGAAGCACAGGAGGGCCGCCTGGGCCTGACGGCCACGGACATGGATCTGACCATCGTCGAGCACACGGCCGCCAGCATAGAGGAAGCCGGCGCCACCACGGTCTCGGCCCACACGCTCTATGACATTGTGCGCAAGCTGCCCGACGGTAGCGAGGTCGAGTTGAGCGTGGCCGGCGACGGTGGGCAATTGCGCCTGCGTGCCGGGCGCTCCAACTTCACGTTGTCGACCCTGCCGCGCGAGGACTTTCCGGCCGTCGGACCGACGGACCTGCCCAACGTCTTCACGCTCCAGGGCGGCGAGGCCAAGAGCCTGATCGACCGCACGCGCTTTGCCATCTCCACCGAAGAGACGCGCTATTACCTGAACGGTATCTATGTCCATGCCGCCAGCAGCGGCGACCTTCAGGTCCTGCGCGCCGTGGCCACTGACGGCCATCGTTTGGCCCGCTTCGAGATGCCGCTGCCCGAAGGGGCCTCCGGCATGCCGGGCGTGATCGTGCCGCGCAAGACGGTGAACGAGCTGCGCAAGCTGATTGACGAAGTCGACGACGGTATCGAGGTTGCGCTGTCGGATACCCGCGTGCGCTTCACCTTCGGCAATACCACGCTGACCTCGAAGCTGATTGACGGGACCTTCCCGGATTACGAGCGCGTGATCCCCAGCGGCAATGACAAGACCATGTCGGTGGACTGCAAGGTCTTCGCCTCGGCCGTGGACCGCGTGTCCACCATCTCCACGGAGAAGAGTCGCGCGGTGAAGATGTCCCTGGGGGACGGTTCACTGACGCTGTCGGCCACCAGTCCCGAGGCCGGCAGTGCCGAGGAGGAAGTGGTCATCCAGTATGACGGCCCGCCCATCGAGATCGGCTTCAACTCCAAGTATCTGCTGGACATCGCCCACCAGATCGAGGGCGAGGGCGCCGAGTTCATGCTCGCCGATTCCTCCTCTCCGACGATCGTGCGGGATGTGGCCGACACCAGCGCGCTCTACGTGCTGATGCCGATGCGGGTCTGA
- the ubiE gene encoding bifunctional demethylmenaquinone methyltransferase/2-methoxy-6-polyprenyl-1,4-benzoquinol methylase UbiE — protein sequence MSSRSSETPSANQTHFGFRSVSESEKTPLVHGVFRNVADNYDLMNDLMSGGIHRLWKAAMVDWLRPRPGWQVLDVAGGTGDIAFRVQDRIGEAGTVHVCDLTWDMLSVGRDRAIDQGRLHGLDWICGNAETLPLADRSVDAYTIAFGLRNVTRMDKALAEARRVLKPGGRFLCLEFSHVVLPLLDRLYDLYSFRLLPALGGMVAGDRDSYQYLVESIRRFPAQEDLVQRIAANGLEQVRYRNLSGGIAALHSAWRL from the coding sequence ATGTCATCAAGATCCTCCGAAACACCGTCTGCGAACCAGACCCATTTCGGGTTCCGCAGCGTCAGCGAAAGCGAGAAGACACCCCTGGTTCATGGGGTCTTCCGCAACGTGGCCGACAACTACGACCTGATGAACGACCTTATGTCGGGGGGCATCCATCGTCTGTGGAAGGCGGCCATGGTCGACTGGTTGCGCCCGCGGCCAGGCTGGCAGGTCCTGGATGTGGCCGGCGGCACGGGGGATATCGCCTTCCGGGTCCAGGATCGCATCGGCGAAGCGGGCACGGTCCACGTCTGTGACCTGACCTGGGACATGCTGTCGGTGGGCCGCGACCGCGCCATCGACCAGGGGCGCCTGCACGGCCTCGACTGGATCTGCGGCAATGCCGAGACCCTACCCCTGGCGGACCGCTCCGTGGATGCCTATACCATCGCCTTCGGTCTGAGGAATGTCACCCGCATGGACAAGGCCCTGGCCGAAGCACGGCGCGTGCTGAAACCCGGCGGGCGCTTCCTCTGCCTGGAGTTCAGCCATGTGGTGCTGCCGCTGCTGGACCGGCTCTACGACCTCTACTCCTTCCGGCTGCTGCCGGCGCTTGGGGGAATGGTGGCGGGAGATCGCGACTCCTACCAGTACCTGGTGGAGTCCATACGCCGCTTCCCCGCCCAGGAGGATCTGGTCCAGCGCATTGCGGCCAACGGCCTGGAGCAGGTTCGCTACCGCAACCTCTCGGGCGGGATCGCCGCCCTGCATTCAGCCTGGCGCCTGTAA
- the gyrB gene encoding DNA topoisomerase (ATP-hydrolyzing) subunit B yields MATSDVNETPEAADPNGDPAADPNGDYGAESIKVLRGLEAVRKRPGMYIGDTDDGSGLHHMVYEVVDNAIDEALAGYCDLVLVQLNGDGSVTVNDNGRGVPVDIHAEEGISAAEVIMTQLHAGGKFDQNSYKVSGGLHGVGVSVVNALSEWLELRIWRDDKEHYVRFEHGETVEPLTVVGPANGKRGTQIDFLPSTQTFTQTEYDFGALEHRLRELAFLNSGVHIKLVDKRHPEPVEVDLHYDGGVEAFVHYLDRNRHSLLEKPIHMSVEREAITVELAMQWNDSYHETTLCFTNNIPQRDGGTHMAGLRAGLTRQINAYANESGILKKEKVSLTGDDAREGLTCVLSVKVPDPKFSSQTKDKLVSSEVRPVVESVVNDKLQQFFEEHPNEAKKIVTKVVEAASAREAARKARELTRRKGVLDVASLPGKLADCQERDPTKSELFIVEGDSAGGSAKQGRDRKFQAILPLRGKILNVERARFDKMLGSQEIGTLITALGTGIGPEEFNLDKLRYHKIVIMTDADVDGSHIRTLLLTFFFRQMRELVDGGHLYIAQPPLFRAKRGESMTYLKGDREMEEYLIQNALNHTALVLADGTQLASEDLARLVRRAVKARHQIETMVYKVGSYEVIEQAAIAGALDPEILDDEDKANEIAATVAERLDTLAPEHERGWTGESDRFGGLVFTRVLRGVPEKRHLDATLVASSEGRQLKGMREELWEVYKTPGVLTGKDQEQKVYGPVSLADAVLAWGKKGVSVARYKGLGEMNPNQLWETTLDPEVRSLLKVKVAHAEDAGLIFETLMGDEVEPRRDFIQTNALQVANLDI; encoded by the coding sequence ATGGCCACATCCGATGTGAACGAAACCCCCGAGGCCGCCGATCCCAATGGCGATCCCGCCGCCGATCCGAATGGCGACTACGGCGCAGAATCCATCAAGGTTCTGCGCGGACTGGAAGCCGTGCGCAAGCGGCCGGGGATGTACATCGGCGATACCGATGACGGCTCCGGCCTGCATCACATGGTCTACGAGGTGGTGGACAACGCCATCGACGAGGCCCTGGCCGGCTATTGCGACCTGGTGCTGGTGCAGCTGAATGGTGACGGCTCGGTGACGGTCAACGACAACGGCCGTGGCGTGCCGGTGGACATCCACGCCGAGGAAGGCATTTCGGCGGCCGAGGTCATCATGACCCAGCTGCATGCCGGCGGGAAGTTCGACCAGAACTCCTACAAGGTCTCCGGCGGCCTGCACGGTGTCGGCGTTTCGGTGGTGAACGCGCTCAGCGAATGGCTGGAGCTGCGCATCTGGCGCGACGACAAGGAACACTACGTGCGCTTCGAGCACGGCGAGACGGTGGAGCCGCTGACGGTCGTCGGGCCGGCCAACGGCAAGCGCGGAACCCAGATCGACTTCCTGCCCTCGACCCAGACCTTCACCCAGACGGAATACGACTTCGGCGCCCTGGAGCATCGCCTGCGCGAGCTGGCCTTCCTGAACTCGGGTGTGCACATCAAGCTGGTGGACAAGCGCCACCCCGAACCGGTCGAGGTGGACCTGCACTATGACGGCGGGGTCGAGGCCTTTGTCCACTACCTGGACCGCAATCGGCATTCCCTGCTGGAAAAGCCGATCCACATGAGCGTGGAGCGCGAGGCGATCACCGTCGAGCTGGCGATGCAGTGGAACGACAGCTATCACGAAACCACTCTGTGCTTCACCAACAACATCCCCCAGCGTGACGGCGGCACCCACATGGCCGGCCTGCGCGCCGGCTTGACCCGCCAGATCAATGCCTATGCCAACGAGTCGGGCATACTGAAGAAGGAGAAGGTCAGCCTGACCGGCGACGACGCGCGCGAGGGGCTGACCTGCGTGCTGTCGGTGAAGGTGCCCGACCCCAAGTTCTCCAGCCAGACCAAGGACAAGCTGGTCTCGTCCGAAGTGCGTCCGGTGGTCGAGTCCGTGGTCAACGACAAGCTACAGCAGTTCTTCGAGGAGCATCCCAACGAGGCCAAGAAGATCGTCACCAAGGTGGTCGAGGCCGCCTCCGCCCGCGAGGCGGCGCGCAAGGCGCGCGAGCTGACGCGGCGCAAGGGCGTGCTGGACGTGGCCTCGCTGCCCGGCAAGCTGGCCGACTGCCAGGAGCGGGACCCCACCAAGTCCGAACTGTTCATCGTCGAGGGCGATTCCGCCGGTGGTTCGGCCAAGCAGGGCCGCGACCGCAAATTCCAGGCGATCCTGCCCCTGCGCGGCAAGATCCTGAACGTGGAGCGCGCACGCTTCGACAAGATGCTGGGCAGCCAGGAGATCGGCACCCTGATCACAGCCCTGGGCACCGGCATCGGGCCGGAGGAGTTCAACCTGGACAAGCTGCGCTATCACAAGATCGTCATCATGACTGACGCCGACGTGGACGGCAGCCATATCCGAACGCTGTTGCTGACCTTCTTCTTCCGCCAGATGCGCGAACTGGTGGACGGAGGTCACCTCTATATCGCCCAGCCGCCACTCTTTCGCGCCAAGCGCGGGGAGTCCATGACCTACCTGAAGGGCGACCGCGAGATGGAGGAGTACCTGATCCAGAACGCTCTCAATCATACGGCTCTGGTCCTGGCCGACGGCACACAGCTGGCCAGCGAGGACCTGGCTCGCCTGGTGCGCCGCGCGGTCAAGGCGCGTCACCAGATCGAGACCATGGTCTACAAGGTGGGCTCCTATGAAGTGATCGAGCAGGCGGCTATTGCCGGTGCACTCGACCCCGAGATCCTGGACGACGAGGACAAGGCCAACGAGATCGCCGCCACCGTCGCCGAGCGCCTGGACACCCTGGCGCCCGAACACGAGCGCGGCTGGACCGGCGAGAGCGACCGCTTCGGCGGCCTGGTCTTCACCCGTGTGCTGCGCGGCGTGCCGGAAAAGCGCCACCTGGACGCGACCCTGGTGGCCTCCAGCGAAGGGCGGCAGCTGAAGGGCATGCGCGAGGAGCTGTGGGAGGTCTACAAGACCCCCGGCGTGCTGACCGGCAAGGACCAGGAGCAGAAGGTCTATGGCCCGGTTTCCCTGGCCGACGCCGTTCTGGCCTGGGGCAAGAAGGGCGTTTCCGTGGCCCGCTACAAGGGCCTGGGCGAGATGAACCCGAACCAGCTTTGGGAAACCACGCTGGACCCCGAGGTGCGCTCGCTGCTGAAGGTGAAGGTGGCGCACGCCGAGGATGCCGGCCTGATCTTCGAGACGCTGATGGGGGACGAGGTGGAGCCGCGCCGCGACTTCATCCAGACCAATGCCCTGCAGGTCGCCAACCTGGACATCTGA
- a CDS encoding enoyl-CoA hydratase, with product MPASATTYENIQVETDGAVGIIRLNRPKAYNALNSAMVEEVGRALLAFEADDSVGCMILTGSEKAFAAGADIKEMAEKSFADVQREDFITDDWEVITRCRKPVIAAVAGFALGGGCEFALMCDMIIAADTAQFGQPEVQIGVIPGAGGTQRLTRSVGKSLAMYMCLTGDKIDAQTALQAGLVAKVVPADDLMEETLKVARKIAGLSQPVVATAKEAVNVAYETTLSEGVRFERRAFHSTFALEDRSEGMDAFTEKRKPDWKNR from the coding sequence ATGCCCGCCTCCGCAACCACGTACGAGAACATCCAGGTCGAAACCGATGGTGCCGTGGGCATCATCCGCCTGAACCGGCCCAAGGCCTACAACGCCCTGAATTCCGCCATGGTCGAGGAGGTGGGCCGGGCACTCCTGGCCTTCGAGGCGGATGACAGCGTGGGCTGCATGATCCTGACCGGCTCCGAGAAGGCCTTCGCCGCCGGCGCCGACATCAAGGAGATGGCGGAGAAGTCCTTTGCCGATGTGCAGCGCGAGGATTTCATCACCGACGACTGGGAAGTCATCACCCGTTGCCGCAAGCCGGTGATCGCGGCCGTGGCCGGTTTCGCGCTGGGCGGCGGCTGCGAGTTCGCCCTGATGTGCGACATGATCATTGCCGCCGACACGGCCCAGTTCGGCCAGCCGGAAGTGCAGATCGGCGTGATTCCCGGTGCCGGCGGCACCCAGCGTCTGACCCGCTCGGTGGGCAAGTCCCTGGCCATGTACATGTGTCTGACGGGCGACAAGATCGATGCGCAGACCGCGCTGCAGGCCGGTCTGGTGGCAAAGGTCGTGCCGGCCGATGACCTGATGGAGGAAACCCTGAAGGTGGCGCGGAAGATCGCCGGCCTGTCCCAGCCTGTCGTGGCCACCGCCAAGGAGGCCGTCAATGTCGCCTATGAAACCACCCTCAGCGAGGGGGTGCGTTTCGAGCGCCGGGCTTTCCACAGCACCTTCGCCCTGGAGGATCGCAGCGAGGGCATGGATGCCTTCACCGAGAAACGCAAGCCGGACTGGAAGAACCGGTAA